In one uncultured Methanobrevibacter sp. genomic region, the following are encoded:
- a CDS encoding DUF4062 domain-containing protein, whose amino-acid sequence MFVFEENSSKLVPSDEVFIGAVEESDIYIGLIGQHYGNIYKDDVSATE is encoded by the coding sequence TTGTTTGTTTTTGAAGAGAATAGTTCAAAATTAGTCCCTTCAGATGAAGTATTTATTGGTGCAGTTGAAGAATCTGATATTTACATAGGATTGATAGGTCAACATTATGGTAATATCTATAAAGATGATGTTTCAGCAACTGAATAG